A region of Streptomyces deccanensis DNA encodes the following proteins:
- a CDS encoding DUF3099 domain-containing protein: MRKQSNVEVFRITGARQGLADDVRGRQRRYIISMSVRTLAVIAAAVLWNVERHVAVVALVLGAVLPYIAVVIANAGRENAPSLPSTFVRAPMRPMIEPPAESVPEDSAADAAGPRRSEPRERA; this comes from the coding sequence ATGCGGAAGCAGAGCAACGTCGAGGTCTTCCGGATCACTGGTGCCCGGCAGGGCCTCGCCGACGACGTCCGCGGCCGGCAGCGCCGCTACATCATCTCGATGTCCGTCCGCACCCTCGCGGTGATCGCCGCCGCGGTCCTCTGGAACGTCGAACGGCACGTCGCGGTCGTCGCGCTGGTGCTCGGCGCGGTGCTGCCGTACATCGCCGTGGTGATCGCCAACGCGGGCCGGGAGAACGCGCCCTCGCTGCCGTCCACGTTCGTGAGGGCCCCCATGCGGCCGATGATCGAGCCGCCCGCGGAATCCGTCCCGGAGGATTCCGCGGCCGATGCGGCGGGGCCTCGGCGGAGCGAGCCGCGCGAGCGGGCCTGA
- a CDS encoding S8 family serine peptidase translates to MTARLKRSRRLTAIPLGMVMATALVVVPNVTASAAAANGSVASAGRAEATGLSHVVNVRAGHGPSAHVRKAITEAGGTIVTSYDRIGVVVVHSTNPGFAAEIRAVRGVQSAGATRTAPLPAQSTTDVGTPKVLTAEEIADVEAADGQDPLEPLQWDLPAIKADKAHEVSLGSRDVTVAVIDTGVDDTHPDIAPNFDRDASVNCVTGKPDTSDGAWRPGPTESAHGTHVAGEIAAAKNGIGVTGVAPGVKVSGIKVSTTAGFFYTEAVVCGFMWAADHGVDVTNNSYYTDPWYFNCKHDPDQKALVEALGRATKYAEKKGAVNVAAAGNENYDLAADEITDPVSPNDSTPSDRLIDPSECLDIPTQLPGVVTVASTGAKGIKSSFSNHGLGVVDIAAPGGDSTRFQTPAPPATSGLILGPLPGGTWGYMAGTSMASPHVAGVAALIRSTHPYAPAALVKALLYAEADATPCTDPYDIDGDGKADAVCEGPRSYNGFYGFGTADALDAVTR, encoded by the coding sequence ATGACAGCGCGTCTCAAGCGCTCCCGTCGTCTGACCGCGATCCCGCTGGGGATGGTCATGGCGACCGCGCTGGTCGTCGTACCGAACGTCACGGCCTCGGCGGCCGCGGCGAACGGATCGGTCGCTTCGGCCGGGCGGGCCGAAGCGACCGGGCTCAGCCACGTCGTCAACGTGCGCGCGGGGCACGGGCCCTCCGCGCACGTGCGGAAGGCGATCACTGAGGCCGGCGGCACGATCGTGACGTCGTACGACCGGATCGGTGTCGTCGTCGTGCACTCCACGAACCCCGGCTTCGCCGCGGAGATCCGTGCGGTGCGCGGGGTGCAGTCGGCCGGTGCCACCCGCACCGCGCCGCTGCCCGCCCAGTCGACCACCGACGTGGGCACCCCCAAGGTGCTGACCGCCGAGGAGATCGCGGACGTCGAGGCCGCGGACGGGCAGGACCCGCTGGAGCCGTTGCAGTGGGACCTGCCCGCCATCAAGGCCGACAAGGCCCACGAGGTGTCGCTCGGCAGCCGGGACGTCACCGTCGCCGTCATCGACACGGGCGTCGACGACACGCACCCGGACATCGCGCCGAACTTCGACCGTGACGCCTCCGTCAACTGTGTGACGGGCAAGCCCGACACCAGCGACGGGGCCTGGCGGCCGGGGCCCACGGAGAGCGCGCACGGCACCCATGTGGCCGGTGAGATCGCCGCCGCGAAGAACGGCATCGGTGTCACGGGTGTGGCGCCCGGGGTCAAGGTGTCGGGCATCAAGGTGTCCACCACCGCCGGCTTCTTCTACACGGAGGCCGTGGTCTGCGGCTTCATGTGGGCCGCCGACCACGGGGTGGACGTCACCAACAACAGCTATTACACCGACCCCTGGTACTTCAACTGCAAGCACGACCCGGACCAGAAGGCGCTGGTGGAGGCGCTCGGCCGGGCGACGAAGTACGCGGAGAAGAAGGGCGCGGTCAATGTCGCCGCGGCCGGCAACGAGAACTACGACCTCGCGGCCGACGAGATCACCGACCCGGTCTCCCCCAACGACTCGACGCCGTCGGACCGGCTGATCGACCCGTCCGAGTGCCTCGACATCCCGACGCAGCTGCCGGGTGTCGTCACGGTCGCCTCCACCGGCGCCAAGGGCATCAAGTCGTCCTTCTCCAACCACGGTCTGGGCGTCGTCGACATCGCCGCACCCGGCGGTGACTCGACCCGCTTCCAGACCCCGGCCCCGCCCGCCACCAGCGGTCTGATCCTGGGCCCGCTGCCCGGCGGCACCTGGGGCTACATGGCCGGTACGTCGATGGCGTCGCCGCACGTCGCGGGCGTCGCCGCCCTGATCAGGTCGACCCATCCGTACGCCCCGGCCGCCCTGGTCAAGGCACTGCTGTACGCCGAGGCCGACGCCACGCCCTGCACCGACCCGTACGACATCGACGGGGACGGCAAGGCCGACGCGGTCTGCGAGGGGCCGAGAAGCTACAACGGCTTCTACGGCTTCGGCACCGCGGACGCGCTGGACGCGGTGACCAGGTAG
- a CDS encoding S8 family serine peptidase, whose amino-acid sequence MAHLRSRRQLALAVPVVLSLTASLGFLPGVASAAPLAESTAATAEGPNLSYVVNTKTDKHTIAKVQKAITQAGGKIVVTYAKIGVIVVHSTDPAFGATIRAVRGVQSAGATRTSPLTPAGTTEVGAVDMLTDAEAAKVKAASADIPDAEPLEADQWDLRSIGADQAAKIDDGSKKVTVAVIDTGVDDTHPDLAPNFSKSQSANCDGGVADTSEGAWRPYTVNDYHGTHVAGEIAAARNGVGVAGVAPGVKVSSINVTDRTSGLFYAESVVCAFVFAADKGVEITNNSYYVDPWLYNCVDDPDQEAIVDAVNRAQKYATRKGTLHLASAGNSNHDLASDAILDASSPNDTTPVERTIDPSECFDVPTQLPGIVTVSATGVKNEKSFYSTYGNGVVDIAAPGGDSRYQIPDTPSKNGRILSTMPNGAYGYLQGTSMASPHAAGVAALLKSTHPWASPKQLQKLLKAQADEQACPTSYDQNGDGVQDAVCEGSPSVNGFYGFGIVNALKAVK is encoded by the coding sequence ATGGCTCATCTGCGCTCCAGGCGACAGCTCGCGCTCGCGGTGCCGGTCGTCCTGTCGCTGACCGCCTCGCTCGGTTTCCTGCCGGGTGTCGCCTCGGCGGCCCCGCTCGCGGAGTCCACCGCCGCGACCGCGGAGGGCCCGAACCTGTCGTACGTCGTGAACACGAAGACGGACAAGCACACGATCGCCAAGGTGCAGAAGGCGATAACCCAGGCCGGCGGCAAGATAGTGGTCACCTACGCCAAGATCGGCGTGATCGTGGTCCACTCGACCGACCCGGCGTTCGGTGCGACGATCCGCGCGGTGCGCGGGGTGCAGTCCGCCGGTGCCACCCGGACCTCGCCGCTGACCCCCGCCGGCACGACGGAGGTGGGCGCCGTCGACATGCTGACGGACGCGGAGGCCGCGAAGGTGAAGGCCGCCTCGGCGGACATCCCCGACGCCGAGCCCCTCGAGGCCGACCAGTGGGACCTGCGCTCGATCGGCGCCGACCAGGCCGCGAAGATCGACGACGGCAGCAAGAAGGTCACGGTCGCCGTCATCGACACCGGCGTCGACGACACCCACCCGGACCTCGCGCCGAACTTCTCCAAGTCCCAGTCCGCCAACTGCGACGGCGGTGTCGCGGACACCAGCGAGGGCGCCTGGCGGCCGTACACCGTGAACGACTACCACGGCACGCACGTCGCCGGTGAGATAGCCGCGGCCCGCAACGGCGTCGGCGTCGCCGGTGTCGCGCCGGGCGTGAAGGTCTCCAGCATCAACGTGACCGACCGGACGAGCGGTCTGTTCTACGCCGAGAGCGTCGTCTGCGCGTTCGTGTTCGCCGCCGACAAGGGCGTGGAGATCACGAACAACAGCTACTACGTCGACCCGTGGCTCTACAACTGCGTGGACGACCCGGACCAGGAAGCCATCGTCGACGCGGTGAACCGGGCGCAGAAGTACGCCACGAGGAAGGGCACCCTGCACCTGGCCTCGGCCGGCAACTCCAACCACGATCTCGCCTCCGACGCGATCCTGGACGCCTCCAGCCCCAACGACACCACGCCGGTCGAGCGCACCATCGACCCGAGCGAGTGCTTCGACGTCCCGACCCAGCTGCCGGGCATCGTCACGGTCAGCGCGACGGGCGTGAAGAACGAGAAGTCGTTCTACTCCACGTACGGCAACGGCGTCGTCGACATCGCGGCCCCGGGTGGCGACAGCCGCTACCAGATCCCGGACACGCCGTCGAAGAACGGCCGCATCCTGTCCACCATGCCGAACGGCGCCTACGGCTACCTCCAGGGCACGTCGATGGCGTCCCCGCACGCCGCCGGTGTCGCCGCGCTGCTGAAGTCCACCCACCCGTGGGCGTCCCCGAAGCAGCTGCAGAAGCTGCTGAAGGCCCAGGCGGACGAGCAGGCCTGCCCGACGTCGTACGACCAGAACGGCGACGGCGTCCAGGACGCGGTTTGCGAAGGCAGCCCCAGCGTGAACGGTTTCTACGGGTTCGGCATCGTCAACGCCCTGAAGGCCGTCAAGTAG
- the moaA gene encoding GTP 3',8-cyclase MoaA, whose amino-acid sequence MLIDTYGRVATDLRVSLTDRCNLRCTYCMPEEGLQWLAKPDLLSDDEIVRLIDIAVRILGIEEVRFTGGEPLLRPGLVGIVERVAALAPRPQMSLTTNGIGLRRTATALKAAGLDRVNVSLDTLRPDVFKTLTRRDRHKDVLEGLEAARDADLTPVKVNSVLMPGLNDDEAPDLLAWAVEHDYELRFIEQMPLDAQHGWKRDGMVTAGDILTSLRTRFDLTPEGQDERGSAPAERWLVDGGPHRVGVIASVTRPFCSACDRTRLTADGQVRTCLFAREETDLRAALRSGAPDEEIARIWRLAMWGKKAGAGLDDPSFVQPDRPMSAIGG is encoded by the coding sequence GTGCTCATCGACACCTACGGCCGAGTGGCCACCGACCTGAGGGTCTCGCTGACCGACCGGTGCAATCTGCGCTGTACCTACTGCATGCCCGAGGAGGGCCTGCAGTGGCTGGCCAAGCCCGACCTGCTGAGCGACGACGAGATCGTCCGCCTCATCGACATAGCCGTCCGGATCCTGGGCATCGAGGAGGTCCGCTTCACCGGCGGTGAGCCGCTCCTGCGCCCCGGCCTGGTCGGCATCGTGGAGCGCGTGGCGGCCCTCGCCCCCCGCCCCCAGATGTCCCTCACCACCAACGGCATCGGCCTCAGGCGCACGGCGACGGCCCTGAAGGCGGCCGGCCTGGACCGGGTGAACGTCTCCCTGGACACCCTGCGCCCGGACGTCTTCAAGACCCTCACCCGCCGGGACCGTCACAAGGACGTCCTCGAAGGCCTCGAAGCCGCCCGCGACGCCGACCTGACCCCCGTCAAGGTCAACTCGGTCCTGATGCCCGGCCTGAACGACGACGAGGCCCCGGACCTCCTCGCCTGGGCCGTCGAGCACGACTACGAGCTGCGCTTCATCGAGCAGATGCCCCTGGACGCCCAGCACGGCTGGAAGCGCGACGGCATGGTGACCGCCGGCGACATCCTGACCTCCCTGCGCACCCGCTTCGACCTCACCCCCGAGGGCCAGGACGAACGCGGCTCGGCCCCCGCCGAACGCTGGCTGGTCGACGGCGGCCCGCACCGCGTGGGCGTCATCGCCTCGGTCACCCGCCCCTTCTGCTCGGCCTGCGACCGCACCCGCCTCACCGCCGACGGGCAGGTCCGCACCTGCCTCTTCGCCCGCGAGGAGACCGACCTGCGCGCCGCGCTGCGCTCCGGCGCTCCGGACGAGGAGATAGCCCGCATCTGGCGGCTGGCGATGTGGGGCAAGAAGGCGGGCGCCGGCCTCGACGACCCGTCGTTCGTCCAGCCGGACCGGCCGATGTCGGCGATCGGGGGCTGA
- a CDS encoding GlsB/YeaQ/YmgE family stress response membrane protein, translating into MGWLWAIIVGFVLGLLAKAILPGKQHSPLWLTTIFGMLGAVVGNAIARGFGVEETSGIDWSRHIFQLVAAIVIVALGDMAYMATLGKRKRRT; encoded by the coding sequence ATGGGCTGGTTGTGGGCGATCATCGTGGGATTCGTACTGGGCCTGCTGGCCAAGGCGATCCTCCCGGGCAAGCAGCACAGCCCGCTCTGGCTGACGACGATCTTCGGCATGCTGGGCGCCGTCGTCGGCAACGCGATCGCACGCGGCTTCGGGGTCGAGGAGACCTCCGGTATCGACTGGAGCCGCCACATCTTCCAGCTGGTCGCCGCGATCGTCATCGTGGCCCTGGGCGACATGGCGTACATGGCGACCCTGGGCAAGAGAAAACGGCGGACCTGA
- the tyrS gene encoding tyrosine--tRNA ligase, which produces MTDIVDELKWRGLFALSTDEDALRKALADGPVTFYCGFDPTAPSLHVGHLVQVLTVRRLQQAGHRPLALVGGATGLIGDPRPTAERTLNDPETVAGWVGKLRGQIEPFLSFEGENAAVMVNNLDWTEGLSAIEFLRDIGKHFRVNKMLTKDSVARRLESDQGISYTEFSYQILQGMDFLQLYRRYGCTLQQGGSDQWGNLTAGLDLIHRLEPGVEAHALATPLMTKADGTKFGKTEGGAVWLDPEMTTPYAFYQFWLNVDDRDITRYMRILSFKSREELEELEKQTEERPQARAAQRALAEELTTLVHGAAQTAAVIAASRALFGQGELAELDEKTLAAALSELPHAKVAEPAPVVDLLAEVGLVPSKSAGRRTVKEGGAYVNNVKVTAEDAVPSREELIHGRWLVLRRGKKNLAAIEVTGA; this is translated from the coding sequence GTGACGGACATCGTCGACGAGCTGAAGTGGCGGGGCCTGTTCGCCCTGTCCACCGACGAGGACGCTTTGCGCAAGGCGCTCGCGGACGGTCCCGTCACGTTCTATTGCGGTTTCGACCCGACCGCACCGTCCCTGCACGTCGGGCATCTGGTGCAGGTGCTCACCGTGCGCCGGCTCCAGCAGGCCGGTCACCGGCCGCTGGCGCTGGTCGGCGGGGCGACGGGCCTGATCGGCGACCCCCGTCCGACGGCGGAGCGCACGCTGAACGACCCGGAGACCGTCGCCGGCTGGGTCGGCAAGCTGCGCGGTCAGATCGAGCCGTTCCTGTCCTTCGAGGGTGAGAACGCGGCCGTCATGGTCAACAACCTCGACTGGACCGAGGGTCTGTCCGCCATCGAGTTCCTGCGGGACATCGGCAAGCACTTCCGCGTCAACAAGATGCTGACGAAGGACTCCGTCGCCCGCCGGCTGGAGTCCGACCAGGGCATCAGCTACACCGAGTTCAGCTACCAGATCCTCCAGGGCATGGACTTCCTCCAGCTCTACCGGAGGTACGGCTGCACGCTCCAGCAGGGCGGCAGCGACCAGTGGGGCAACCTCACGGCCGGCCTGGACCTGATCCACCGGCTCGAGCCCGGTGTGGAGGCGCACGCGCTGGCCACCCCGCTGATGACCAAGGCGGACGGCACCAAGTTCGGCAAGACCGAGGGCGGCGCCGTCTGGCTCGATCCGGAGATGACCACGCCGTACGCGTTCTACCAGTTCTGGCTGAACGTGGACGACCGGGACATCACCCGCTACATGCGGATCCTGTCCTTCAAGTCCCGTGAGGAGCTCGAGGAGCTGGAGAAGCAGACGGAGGAGCGGCCGCAGGCACGTGCCGCGCAGCGGGCGCTGGCCGAGGAGCTGACGACGCTGGTGCACGGGGCCGCCCAGACGGCCGCCGTGATCGCCGCGTCCCGTGCGCTGTTCGGTCAGGGCGAGCTGGCGGAGCTGGACGAGAAGACGCTGGCCGCGGCGCTGTCCGAGCTGCCGCACGCCAAGGTGGCCGAGCCGGCGCCGGTCGTGGATCTCCTCGCGGAGGTCGGGCTGGTGCCGAGCAAGTCCGCGGGGCGGCGGACCGTGAAGGAGGGCGGGGCCTACGTGAACAACGTGAAGGTCACCGCGGAGGACGCGGTTCCGTCCCGGGAAGAGCTGATCCATGGGCGGTGGCTGGTGCTGCGTCGGGGGAAGAAGAACCTGGCCGCGATCGAGGTGACCGGGGCCTAG
- a CDS encoding CopD family protein, with amino-acid sequence MSLTRRTTDATDARGARVEEAGGAEGRAGGGTWRAVVVLVLVAVAALIPLFGPRVALDGTGEAEAPGTGGIALLRTVLLAALCVPVGELFVARLVRRVPGAPGRAPRSWAPWAAGAGLVASLGLASVVATGNLVPDSPADVDVGGLYETRDGKLALLEVNAFVAAGLLALSRRPAAQALPLAAVVVAEALRAHPSTDHHDPLVGAALTLVHLTCAALWAGGLLHVLRILRTRAWRSSPPGTALLGLYARVAAVLLAAVTASGVCSTLRRMPPDTVLDQLTETAYGRALLAKVLLVTAVAVLALWARLRLRRATDDPLGACAPARAEVVVLGVVVAVSALLTALPLPIRW; translated from the coding sequence GTGAGCCTGACGAGACGGACGACGGACGCGACGGACGCGAGGGGCGCGAGGGTAGAGGAAGCCGGCGGGGCTGAGGGGCGGGCCGGGGGCGGGACCTGGCGGGCCGTCGTGGTGCTCGTCCTGGTGGCCGTGGCCGCGCTGATACCCCTGTTCGGGCCGCGGGTGGCGCTCGACGGCACGGGGGAGGCCGAGGCGCCCGGCACCGGCGGGATCGCCCTGCTGCGGACGGTGCTGCTGGCGGCGCTGTGCGTACCGGTGGGCGAGTTGTTCGTGGCACGGCTGGTGCGGCGGGTGCCCGGCGCTCCCGGGCGGGCGCCGCGCAGTTGGGCGCCCTGGGCGGCGGGGGCCGGTCTCGTGGCCTCGCTGGGGCTGGCGTCGGTCGTGGCCACAGGCAATCTGGTGCCGGACTCCCCCGCCGACGTGGACGTGGGCGGCCTCTACGAGACGCGGGACGGCAAGCTCGCCCTGCTGGAGGTCAACGCCTTCGTGGCGGCCGGCCTCCTGGCGCTGTCCCGTCGCCCGGCCGCCCAGGCGCTGCCCCTGGCCGCCGTCGTCGTCGCGGAGGCGCTGCGCGCCCACCCGAGCACGGACCACCACGATCCGCTGGTCGGCGCCGCTCTGACCTTGGTGCACCTGACGTGCGCGGCCCTGTGGGCGGGCGGACTGCTGCACGTGCTGCGGATCCTGCGCACGCGCGCGTGGCGCTCGTCGCCGCCGGGCACCGCGCTGTTGGGCCTCTACGCGCGCGTGGCCGCCGTTCTGCTCGCCGCCGTCACGGCCAGCGGGGTGTGCAGCACGCTGCGCCGGATGCCGCCGGACACGGTGCTCGACCAATTGACGGAGACGGCGTACGGGCGCGCCCTGCTCGCCAAGGTGCTGCTGGTGACGGCCGTCGCCGTGCTGGCCCTCTGGGCACGGCTGCGGCTGCGCCGCGCGACCGACGACCCGCTCGGCGCCTGCGCGCCCGCGCGGGCGGAGGTGGTCGTACTGGGCGTCGTCGTCGCGGTGTCGGCGCTGCTCACGGCGCTGCCGCTGCCGATCCGCTGGTGA
- a CDS encoding CoA transferase, with the protein MTDMDGAWAALGGDPALPSRVSTVVRDGVLDARLPVRELARTCVGVCALAAAELGARRAGLGEVPRVRVDDGAVGTAFVSERHLLVDGRAPVNFAPLSRFWRTADGWVRTHANYPHHRERLLSALGVSAAEVPAVEAALAERSAREVEEVVYAAGGLAVALRTPGEWAAHEQARAVAARPLIQHERLDTAYARVLPFLPSAEAPLSPAAGIRVLDLTRVIAGPVATRTLALLGADVLRVDPPGMPEILDQHADTGFGKRSATLDLAADPRAFEALLAEADVVVTGYRPGALDRFGLSAEALVDRRPGLIVAQLSAWGADGPWAGRRGFDSLVQVATGIATMEGTTERPGALPAQALDHGTGYLLAAAVLRALTEQAEQGYSRVVRLSLARTAAWLTDGIERAPDEGGAPGAPDAWLAERDSPLGRLRYALSPVSFEGGPRDWARPPGRWGADEARWR; encoded by the coding sequence ATGACTGACATGGATGGTGCGTGGGCGGCCCTGGGCGGCGATCCCGCTCTGCCGTCGAGGGTCTCGACGGTCGTACGGGACGGGGTGCTCGACGCCCGGCTGCCGGTACGGGAACTGGCGCGGACCTGCGTCGGTGTGTGCGCGCTGGCGGCGGCCGAGTTGGGCGCGCGCCGGGCCGGGCTCGGCGAGGTCCCCCGGGTGCGGGTGGACGACGGGGCGGTCGGCACGGCCTTCGTGAGTGAACGTCATCTGCTGGTCGACGGTCGGGCGCCGGTCAACTTCGCGCCGCTGTCGCGGTTCTGGCGGACGGCGGACGGCTGGGTGCGGACACACGCGAACTATCCGCATCACCGGGAGCGGCTGCTGTCGGCGCTGGGGGTGTCCGCCGCCGAAGTGCCCGCGGTGGAGGCGGCACTCGCCGAGCGGTCTGCGCGGGAGGTCGAGGAGGTGGTGTACGCCGCCGGGGGCCTGGCGGTGGCGCTGCGGACGCCCGGGGAGTGGGCCGCGCACGAGCAGGCGCGGGCGGTGGCGGCCCGGCCGCTGATCCAGCACGAGCGGCTGGACACGGCCTACGCGCGCGTGCTCCCGTTCCTGCCTTCGGCCGAGGCGCCGCTGTCGCCCGCCGCCGGGATACGGGTCCTGGACCTGACCCGGGTCATCGCGGGCCCCGTCGCCACCCGCACACTCGCCCTCCTGGGCGCGGACGTGCTGCGCGTGGATCCGCCGGGCATGCCCGAGATCCTCGACCAGCACGCCGACACGGGCTTCGGGAAACGGTCGGCGACGCTCGATCTGGCCGCCGACCCGAGGGCGTTCGAGGCGCTGCTCGCCGAGGCCGACGTCGTCGTCACCGGGTACCGACCGGGTGCGCTGGACCGGTTCGGGCTGTCGGCCGAGGCCCTGGTCGATCGGCGTCCCGGACTGATCGTGGCGCAGCTCTCGGCCTGGGGCGCGGACGGGCCGTGGGCCGGGCGGCGGGGGTTCGACAGTCTGGTGCAGGTGGCGACGGGGATCGCGACGATGGAGGGTACGACGGAGCGGCCGGGCGCGCTGCCCGCGCAGGCGCTCGACCACGGGACGGGCTATCTGCTGGCGGCGGCCGTGCTGCGGGCACTCACCGAGCAGGCGGAGCAGGGGTACAGCCGGGTCGTCCGGCTGTCGCTGGCGCGGACGGCAGCCTGGCTGACGGACGGGATCGAGCGAGCCCCCGATGAGGGCGGGGCTCCCGGCGCGCCGGACGCCTGGCTCGCCGAGCGGGACAGCCCCCTCGGTCGGCTGCGGTACGCGTTGTCGCCGGTGTCCTTCGAGGGCGGGCCGCGCGACTGGGCTCGGCCTCCGGGGCGTTGGGGTGCGGACGAGGCGCGCTGGCGCTGA
- a CDS encoding DUF485 domain-containing protein, with the protein MATDAPPPAKAEHHLPSPEEFAAVHESAEFAELRRSYRSFAFPLTVGFIAWYLLYVLLSNYAGDFMGTKLFGNINVAFVFGVAQFVTTFLIAWWYSKHAAAKLDPKAEAIKSRMEGGA; encoded by the coding sequence GTGGCAACCGACGCACCGCCCCCTGCGAAGGCAGAGCATCACCTCCCCTCACCCGAGGAGTTCGCCGCGGTCCATGAGAGCGCCGAGTTCGCCGAACTGCGCCGCTCCTACCGCTCGTTCGCCTTCCCGCTGACCGTGGGCTTCATCGCCTGGTACCTGCTGTACGTCCTGCTCTCGAACTACGCGGGCGACTTCATGGGCACCAAGCTCTTCGGCAACATCAACGTCGCCTTCGTCTTCGGCGTCGCACAGTTCGTCACCACGTTCCTCATCGCCTGGTGGTACTCGAAGCACGCCGCCGCGAAGCTCGACCCCAAGGCCGAGGCGATCAAGTCCCGGATGGAGGGCGGCGCATGA
- a CDS encoding cation acetate symporter, giving the protein MSPATQTFLAANEASEHRPLIITLFALFVLATLGITVWAGRQTKDAADFYAGGRQFSAFQNGLAVSGDYMSAASFLGIAGAIALFGYDGFLYSIGFLVAWLVALLLVAEPLRNSGRYTMGDVLAYRMRQRPVRTAAGTSTIVVSIFYLLAQMAGAGVLVSLLLGITSDAGKILIVALVGLLMIVYVSIGGMKGTTWVQMVKAVLLIGGTLLITFLVLLKFNFNISDLLGTAAENSGKGAAFLEPGLQYGATGTSKLDFISLGIALVLGTAGLPHILIRFYTVPNAKAARKSVNWAIGIIGGFYLMTIALGFGAAALISQDEIIASNPSGNTAAPLLALHLGGVDSAWGAILLATISAVAFATILAVVAGLTLASSSSFAHDIYANVIRKGQASGAEEVRAARWATVAIGIVSIGLGALARDLNVAGLVALAFAVAASANLPTILYSLFWKKFTTQGALWSIYGGLIVAVGLVLFSPVVSGDPKAMFPDVDFAWFPLKNPGIISIPFGFLMGFLGTVLSKEKADDAKYAELEVRSLTGTGAH; this is encoded by the coding sequence ATGAGCCCCGCAACGCAGACGTTCCTCGCGGCCAACGAGGCCAGCGAGCACCGGCCGCTCATCATCACCCTGTTCGCGCTGTTCGTCCTCGCGACCCTCGGCATCACCGTCTGGGCCGGCCGCCAGACCAAGGACGCCGCCGACTTCTACGCGGGCGGCCGCCAGTTCAGCGCCTTCCAGAACGGCCTCGCGGTCTCCGGCGACTACATGTCCGCCGCGTCGTTCCTCGGCATCGCGGGCGCCATCGCCCTCTTCGGCTACGACGGCTTCCTCTACTCCATCGGCTTCCTGGTCGCCTGGCTGGTCGCCCTCCTCCTGGTCGCCGAGCCGCTGCGGAACTCCGGCCGCTACACCATGGGCGACGTGCTCGCGTACCGCATGCGCCAGCGCCCCGTCCGCACCGCCGCCGGCACCTCCACGATCGTGGTGTCGATCTTCTACCTGCTGGCCCAGATGGCGGGCGCGGGCGTCCTCGTCTCGCTGCTCCTCGGCATCACCTCCGACGCCGGCAAGATCCTCATCGTCGCCCTCGTCGGCCTCCTGATGATCGTCTACGTCTCCATCGGCGGTATGAAGGGCACCACCTGGGTCCAGATGGTGAAGGCCGTGCTGCTCATCGGCGGCACGCTCCTCATTACGTTCCTGGTGCTGCTGAAGTTCAACTTCAACATCTCCGATCTGCTCGGCACCGCCGCCGAGAACAGCGGCAAGGGCGCCGCCTTCCTGGAGCCCGGCCTGCAGTACGGCGCCACCGGCACCTCCAAGCTGGACTTCATCTCCCTCGGCATCGCCCTCGTCCTCGGCACCGCCGGCCTGCCGCACATCCTGATCCGCTTCTACACGGTGCCCAACGCCAAGGCCGCCCGTAAGTCCGTGAACTGGGCCATCGGCATCATCGGCGGCTTCTACCTGATGACCATCGCCCTCGGCTTCGGCGCCGCCGCGCTGATCTCCCAGGACGAGATCATCGCCTCCAACCCGTCCGGCAACACGGCGGCCCCGCTGCTCGCCCTGCACCTGGGCGGCGTCGACTCGGCGTGGGGCGCGATCCTGCTCGCCACGATCTCGGCGGTGGCCTTCGCGACCATCCTCGCCGTGGTCGCCGGCCTCACCCTCGCCTCGTCGTCGTCCTTCGCGCACGACATCTACGCCAACGTCATCCGCAAGGGGCAGGCCTCCGGCGCCGAGGAGGTCCGCGCGGCCCGCTGGGCGACCGTCGCCATCGGCATCGTCTCCATCGGCCTCGGCGCCCTCGCCCGCGACCTGAACGTGGCTGGCCTGGTCGCCCTCGCCTTCGCGGTCGCGGCCTCCGCCAACCTGCCGACCATCCTCTACAGCCTCTTCTGGAAGAAGTTCACCACCCAGGGCGCGCTGTGGTCGATCTACGGCGGTCTGATCGTCGCCGTCGGCCTGGTGCTGTTCTCGCCCGTGGTCTCCGGCGACCCGAAGGCGATGTTCCCGGACGTCGACTTCGCCTGGTTCCCGCTGAAGAACCCGGGCATCATCTCCATCCCGTTCGGCTTCCTCATGGGCTTCCTCGGCACGGTCCTCTCCAAGGAGAAGGCCGACGACGCGAAGTACGCCGAGCTGGAGGTCCGCTCCCTCACGGGCACGGGCGCGCACTAG